The following are encoded together in the Pseudomonas maumuensis genome:
- a CDS encoding nucleotidyltransferase family protein — protein sequence MRFEQQIQTLIHNDPVRWRLLALVRDLGLPDAWIGAGFVRNAVWDYLHGRAITAPQGDVDVLWFDRGRSDSAEDVQLEARLQAWAPEVLWSVKNQARMHLRHGQAPYASTRDAMCYWAETATAVAVRRTQDDRCEVLAPLGLEDLFGMVVRATPGKREAMAKRMREKDWLRLWPMLQVAE from the coding sequence ATGCGCTTTGAACAACAGATCCAGACGCTGATTCACAATGACCCTGTGCGCTGGCGGTTGCTGGCGCTGGTGCGTGATCTTGGCTTGCCCGATGCGTGGATCGGCGCGGGTTTCGTGCGCAATGCCGTGTGGGATTATCTGCATGGCCGGGCCATCACCGCGCCGCAAGGGGATGTGGACGTGCTGTGGTTCGACCGGGGGCGCAGCGATTCGGCCGAGGATGTGCAACTGGAAGCTCGGTTGCAGGCCTGGGCGCCGGAGGTGCTGTGGTCGGTGAAGAACCAGGCGCGTATGCACTTGCGTCACGGCCAGGCGCCTTATGCGTCGACCCGTGATGCCATGTGCTACTGGGCCGAGACTGCCACGGCGGTAGCGGTGCGGCGCACGCAGGATGACCGGTGCGAGGTGCTGGCGCCGTTGGGGTTGGAGGATCTGTTCGGCATGGTGGTGCGTGCTACGCCGGGCAAGCGTGAGGCGATGGCCAAGCGGATGCGGGAGAAGGATTGGTTGAGGTTGTGGCCGATGCTGCAAGTGGCTGAATAA
- a CDS encoding SDR family NAD(P)-dependent oxidoreductase — translation MRILVVGASKGLGQALVQGLGGHGDTLIGVSRSRPVALPGAAQWIEADLGQPRQAAAIIHEAVADGGLDVLVYNVGIWEAQAFEEGYSFLDDDEAQIERMVDTNITAPLLLIKRLLPLLLQSARPRIILTGSTSGLPGSGRPEVTFGASKFGLRGIAESLREGFREQGLGVSCLNLGYLNTEDGLDVPLAEAERRGEGSLIPLHDVVQVCRMMLNLSSASYVRDITLPALRDERF, via the coding sequence ATGCGAATTCTAGTGGTCGGTGCAAGCAAGGGATTGGGCCAGGCGCTGGTGCAGGGCCTGGGGGGGCATGGCGATACGCTGATCGGTGTGTCACGCAGCAGGCCGGTGGCGTTGCCGGGCGCGGCGCAGTGGATCGAGGCCGACCTCGGCCAGCCGCGCCAGGCCGCGGCGATCATCCATGAGGCGGTGGCCGACGGTGGGCTGGACGTGCTGGTGTACAACGTCGGCATCTGGGAGGCGCAGGCCTTCGAGGAGGGCTACAGCTTCCTCGATGATGACGAGGCGCAGATCGAGCGCATGGTCGACACCAACATCACCGCGCCGCTGCTGCTGATCAAGCGCCTGCTGCCGCTGCTGCTGCAGAGTGCCCGCCCACGGATCATCCTCACCGGCTCCACCTCCGGCCTGCCGGGCAGCGGTCGCCCAGAGGTGACCTTCGGTGCCAGCAAGTTCGGCTTGCGCGGCATCGCCGAAAGCCTGCGCGAAGGCTTCCGCGAACAGGGCCTGGGGGTGAGTTGCCTGAACCTGGGCTACCTGAACACCGAGGATGGCCTGGACGTGCCGCTGGCCGAGGCCGAACGGCGTGGCGAGGGCTCGCTGATCCCGCTGCACGATGTGGTGCAGGTGTGCCGGATGATGCTGAACCTGTCGTCGGCCAGCTATGTGCGCGACATCACCTTGCCCGCCTTGCGCGACGAGCGCTTCTGA
- a CDS encoding arsenic resistance protein — MNREQLEQNQIPLYFIAVALAAVFGLLAPGGASALEALVTPAIAVLMYAMFLQIPFLDLRAGLGNRRFMAALLLANFVLVPLLVWAGTRGLVEHPAVLVGALLVLLTPCIDYVVVFTHLGKGDARLTLAATPVLLLVQLALLPLYLALMLGGASHVEISVVPFVEAFVLLIALPLLLAVATSAGARRSALVSKWNDAWAWLPVPAMALVLIAVIGSQIGVVASRLDDLLPVVPVYVGFALLAPLLGWFVARMFRLSTGEARAVTFSAATRNSLVVLPLALALPESIRALAAAAVITQTLVELVSELVYVRVVPSLVRADHSS; from the coding sequence GTGAACAGAGAGCAACTCGAGCAAAACCAGATCCCCCTGTACTTCATCGCCGTGGCGCTGGCCGCCGTGTTTGGACTGCTCGCACCCGGCGGCGCCAGCGCCCTCGAAGCGCTAGTGACTCCGGCCATCGCCGTGCTGATGTACGCGATGTTCCTGCAGATTCCCTTCCTCGACCTGCGCGCAGGGCTTGGCAACCGGCGCTTCATGGCCGCGCTGTTGCTGGCCAACTTCGTGCTGGTGCCGCTGCTGGTCTGGGCTGGAACCCGCGGGCTGGTCGAGCACCCCGCCGTGCTGGTCGGCGCCCTGCTGGTGCTGCTGACGCCGTGCATCGACTATGTGGTGGTGTTCACCCACCTCGGCAAGGGCGACGCGCGCCTGACCCTGGCCGCCACGCCGGTGCTGTTGCTGGTGCAACTGGCGCTGCTGCCGCTGTACCTGGCGTTGATGCTCGGCGGCGCCAGCCATGTGGAGATTTCCGTGGTGCCCTTCGTCGAAGCCTTCGTGCTGCTGATCGCGCTGCCACTGCTGCTGGCCGTCGCCACCAGCGCCGGGGCGCGGCGCTCTGCGCTGGTTTCGAAGTGGAACGACGCCTGGGCGTGGCTGCCGGTGCCGGCCATGGCCCTGGTGCTGATCGCGGTGATCGGCTCGCAGATCGGCGTGGTGGCCAGCCGGCTGGACGACCTGCTGCCGGTGGTGCCGGTGTATGTCGGCTTCGCTTTGCTGGCGCCGCTGCTTGGGTGGTTTGTGGCGCGGATGTTCAGGTTGTCCACAGGCGAGGCCCGGGCGGTGACCTTCAGCGCCGCCACGCGAAATTCGCTGGTGGTGCTGCCGTTGGCATTGGCGCTGCCGGAGTCGATCCGGGCATTGGCAGCGGCGGCGGTGATTACCCAGACGCTGGTGGAACTGGTCAGCGAGCTGGTCTACGTTCGTGTTGTGCCGAGTTTGGTACGGGCCGATCATTCAAGCTGA